A window of Candidatus Pantoea floridensis contains these coding sequences:
- a CDS encoding ABC transporter permease, whose product MTQQLSELETLRPRRRRARVTSLTIGLTLVLIVVAMALFAPLLAPFDPNAQIISQRLQAPSALHWFGTDGFGRDLLSRVIYGARPTLLLVSLILVLTIPVGLLVGITAGYVGGWTERVLMRITDIFLSLPNLVIALALVAMLGPGLMNGALALALTSWPPFARQARAETLALRRSDYLAAARMQGITGLRLMFGHILPLCMPTAVVRAALSLGGIILSAAGLGFLGMGVQPPTAEWGSMVAEGSKVIFDQWWVAAAPGGAILFASLAFNLTGDGLRDRLDTRHAK is encoded by the coding sequence ATGACTCAACAACTCTCTGAACTGGAAACGCTGCGCCCGCGCCGCCGGCGCGCCCGCGTGACCTCGCTCACTATCGGCCTGACGCTGGTGCTGATTGTGGTGGCGATGGCGCTGTTCGCCCCCTTGCTGGCGCCGTTTGATCCCAATGCGCAGATCATCTCCCAGCGTTTACAAGCGCCGTCGGCGCTGCACTGGTTTGGCACCGATGGCTTTGGCCGCGATTTGCTGTCGCGCGTGATTTATGGTGCGCGCCCGACGTTGCTGCTGGTGTCGCTGATTCTGGTGCTGACCATTCCGGTTGGCCTGCTGGTCGGCATCACTGCCGGTTACGTGGGCGGCTGGACCGAACGCGTATTAATGCGCATCACCGATATCTTCCTGTCGCTGCCGAATCTGGTGATCGCGCTGGCGCTGGTCGCCATGCTCGGCCCGGGTTTGATGAATGGCGCGCTGGCGCTGGCGCTCACCAGCTGGCCGCCGTTCGCGCGTCAGGCGCGTGCCGAAACGCTGGCGCTGCGCCGCAGTGATTATCTTGCGGCCGCGCGGATGCAGGGCATCACCGGCTTGCGCCTGATGTTTGGCCACATTCTGCCGCTGTGTATGCCAACGGCGGTGGTACGCGCCGCGCTGAGCCTCGGCGGTATTATTTTGTCTGCCGCCGGATTGGGCTTTCTCGGCATGGGCGTGCAACCGCCAACCGCCGAATGGGGTTCGATGGTGGCCGAAGGCAGTAAAGTGATTTTCGACCAATGGTGGGTTGCCGCCGCACCCGGCGGAGCCATTCTGTTCGCCAGCCTGGCGTTTAACCTGACAGGCGATGGCCTGCGCGATCGACTGGATACTCGCCATGCCAAATGA
- the speG gene encoding spermidine N1-acetyltransferase, translating into MTVKLRPLEREDLRFVHQLDNNASVMRYWFEEPYEAFVELSDLYDKHIHDQTERRFVVEHDGHKAGLVELVEINHVHRRAEFQIIIDPSHQGKGLATKAAKLAMDYGFSVLNLYKLYLIVDQENKKAIHIYTKLGFEVEGVLKHEFFINGEYRNTIRMCIFQQQYLAQHKPATAMVKPTAQ; encoded by the coding sequence ATGACGGTTAAGTTACGTCCGCTGGAGCGGGAAGATTTACGCTTTGTGCACCAATTAGATAACAACGCCAGCGTGATGCGTTACTGGTTTGAAGAACCGTATGAAGCGTTTGTCGAGCTTTCCGATCTGTATGACAAACATATCCATGACCAAACCGAGCGTCGCTTTGTGGTGGAGCATGATGGACACAAAGCCGGGTTGGTGGAGTTGGTCGAGATTAATCACGTGCATCGCCGCGCTGAATTTCAGATCATTATCGATCCTTCCCATCAGGGCAAAGGCTTAGCCACCAAAGCGGCAAAGTTAGCCATGGATTACGGCTTTTCGGTGCTGAATCTCTACAAACTTTATCTGATTGTTGATCAGGAGAATAAGAAGGCGATTCACATCTACACCAAGCTCGGCTTTGAAGTGGAAGGCGTGCTGAAGCACGAATTTTTCATTAATGGCGAGTACCGCAATACTATCCGCATGTGCATTTTCCAGCAGCAATATCTGGCGCAGCATAAACCCGCCACGGCGATGGTGAAACCTACCGCGCAGTGA
- a CDS encoding ABC transporter permease: MAVSASQAGFARPLWQRVSHLVTSLLSLLVTLIGLLAFTFMLSHLSPVDPVQQIAGDHASEATYAQVRHDLGLDQPVLVQFWRYISHLARGDLGLSHLTNQPVSADLMRTFPATIELATCAMIFAAVFGIALALLAAWKPGSIIDNIARFVSLLGYSVPVFWLGLLGLLLFYAVLHWSAGPGQLDDIWIYTLEPKTGFVLIDSWMSGDPEMFRNAIAHLWLPVVILGLLAMAGITRLLRAALLEESNKEYVVLARAKGASRSRILLRHIFPNVLGTLITVIALSYATLLEGSVLTETVFAWPGVGRYMTNALFSSDVPAILGSTLLIGSCFILLNALADALTWLTDPRTR, encoded by the coding sequence ATGGCAGTGTCAGCTTCACAGGCCGGGTTCGCCCGGCCGCTCTGGCAACGCGTTAGCCACCTCGTCACCAGCCTGCTTTCTCTGCTGGTGACGCTGATCGGTTTGTTAGCGTTCACTTTTATGCTATCGCATCTGTCGCCTGTCGATCCGGTGCAGCAGATCGCCGGCGATCACGCCAGCGAGGCCACCTATGCGCAGGTACGCCACGATCTCGGGCTCGATCAGCCGGTGCTGGTGCAGTTCTGGCGCTATATCAGCCATCTGGCGCGCGGCGACCTCGGCTTATCACATCTCACCAATCAACCGGTCAGCGCCGACCTGATGCGCACGTTCCCGGCCACCATCGAATTGGCGACCTGCGCGATGATTTTTGCCGCGGTGTTCGGCATTGCCTTAGCGCTGCTGGCGGCATGGAAACCGGGCAGCATTATTGACAACATCGCGCGTTTTGTTTCGCTACTCGGCTATTCTGTGCCGGTGTTCTGGCTCGGTTTGCTGGGGTTGCTGCTGTTTTACGCCGTGCTGCACTGGTCGGCCGGACCGGGCCAGCTCGACGACATCTGGATCTATACGTTGGAGCCGAAAACCGGCTTTGTGCTGATTGATAGTTGGATGTCCGGCGATCCCGAAATGTTCCGTAATGCGATTGCCCACCTGTGGCTGCCGGTGGTGATTCTTGGTCTGCTGGCGATGGCGGGCATTACGCGCCTGCTGCGCGCTGCGCTGCTGGAAGAGAGCAACAAAGAGTATGTGGTACTGGCGCGCGCCAAAGGCGCCAGCCGCAGCCGCATCCTGCTGCGCCATATTTTCCCTAACGTGCTGGGCACGCTGATTACCGTTATCGCCCTCTCCTACGCCACGCTGCTGGAAGGTTCGGTATTGACCGAAACGGTATTTGCCTGGCCGGGCGTCGGTCGTTATATGACTAACGCGCTGTTTTCCTCTGATGTACCGGCGATTCTCGGCTCGACCTTGCTGATTGGCAGCTGCTTCATTCTGCTCAACGCGCTGGCCGACGCCCTGACCTGGTTAACCGATCCGAGAACCCGATGA
- the mmuP gene encoding S-methylmethionine permease, giving the protein MQTQDLPPQENFKRTMKVRHLVMLSLGGVIGTGLFFNTGYIISTTGAAGTLLAYLIGALVVWLVMVCLGELAVVMPETGAFHVYAARYLSPATGYTVAWLYWLTWTVALGSSLTAAGFCMQYWFPSVPVWLWCLVFCSAIYLLNIVSTRFFAEGEFWFSIIKVVTIIAFIILGAGAIFGFIPMKDGSAAPGLHNLTASGWLPHGTLPILMTMVAVNFAFSGTELIGIAAGETEQPQKALPLAIRTTVARLIIFFIGTVFVLAALIPMDQAGIVKSPFVLVFEKIGIPYAADIFNFVILTAILSAANSGLYASGRMLWSLANENTLPRCFARVNRRGIPVLALTVSMLGGLLALFSSVIAADTVFVALSAIAGFAVVAVWLSICASHYVFRRRHLQAGGTLQQLAYRAPLYPLTPILGFLLCLLACVGLAFDPSQRIALWCGIPFVLFCYAAYHVTQRRKSSLKAEEANDAA; this is encoded by the coding sequence ATGCAAACTCAGGATCTCCCTCCACAGGAAAACTTTAAGCGCACCATGAAGGTACGGCATCTGGTCATGCTGTCGCTGGGCGGTGTGATTGGTACCGGATTGTTTTTCAATACCGGTTACATCATTTCAACTACCGGCGCTGCCGGTACCTTGCTGGCCTATCTAATTGGCGCGCTGGTGGTATGGCTGGTGATGGTGTGCCTCGGCGAATTGGCGGTGGTGATGCCGGAAACCGGCGCGTTCCACGTCTATGCTGCACGTTATCTCAGCCCGGCAACCGGTTATACCGTCGCCTGGCTGTATTGGCTGACCTGGACGGTTGCGCTGGGATCCAGCCTGACTGCCGCCGGCTTTTGTATGCAGTACTGGTTCCCGAGCGTGCCGGTATGGCTGTGGTGCTTGGTGTTCTGTAGCGCCATTTACCTGTTAAATATCGTCTCGACGCGTTTCTTTGCCGAAGGCGAATTTTGGTTCTCCATCATAAAAGTGGTTACCATCATCGCCTTTATTATCCTTGGCGCGGGCGCGATCTTCGGTTTTATTCCGATGAAAGATGGCAGCGCGGCGCCGGGATTACACAATCTCACCGCATCAGGCTGGCTGCCGCACGGCACCTTGCCGATTCTGATGACCATGGTGGCGGTGAACTTCGCTTTCTCCGGCACGGAATTGATCGGTATCGCCGCCGGTGAAACCGAACAGCCACAAAAAGCGCTGCCGCTGGCGATCCGTACCACGGTTGCACGCTTGATCATCTTCTTTATCGGCACGGTGTTCGTGCTGGCGGCGCTGATCCCGATGGATCAGGCGGGCATTGTCAAAAGTCCGTTTGTGCTGGTATTTGAAAAGATCGGCATCCCTTACGCGGCGGATATCTTTAACTTTGTGATCCTGACTGCCATCCTGTCAGCGGCTAACTCCGGCTTGTACGCTTCCGGCCGCATGCTGTGGTCGCTGGCCAATGAGAACACCTTGCCGCGCTGTTTTGCGCGCGTGAACCGTCGTGGCATTCCGGTGCTGGCGTTAACGGTAAGCATGCTGGGCGGGCTGCTGGCGCTATTCTCAAGCGTGATTGCGGCGGACACGGTGTTTGTCGCACTGTCGGCGATTGCGGGTTTTGCCGTGGTGGCAGTGTGGTTGAGTATTTGCGCCTCGCATTATGTGTTTCGTCGTCGCCATCTGCAGGCGGGCGGCACATTGCAACAGCTTGCCTATCGCGCGCCGCTTTATCCGCTCACGCCGATTCTCGGTTTCCTGTTGTGCTTGTTAGCATGTGTCGGTTTAGCGTTCGATCCGTCGCAGCGTATTGCGCTATGGTGCGGCATTCCCTTTGTGCTGTTCTGCTATGCTGCCTACCATGTCACGCAACGACGTAAATCATCTCTTAAGGCTGAGGAGGCCAACGATGCCGCGTAA
- the mgtA gene encoding magnesium-translocating P-type ATPase yields the protein MTDMKLNQDKKAWNTTRQPRQKTPRYLIEDEAGFTADETLVRLRSDALGLNEREAEARLAVYGRNQVEHDKAPPALVQLLQAFNNPFIYVLMALALVSFFTDYWLPLRKGEETDLTGVIIIVTMVTLSGLLRFWQEFRTNKAAQALKSMVRTTATVLRRESAQEPPVKQEVDIATLVPGDIIYLSAGDLVPADVRLLDSRDLFISQAILTGESLPVEKYDVTANVTSKSSSTSEQGASLLELGSVCLMGTNVSSGSAKAVVVATGSETYFGSLAKSIVGNRSQTAFDRGVNSVSWLLIRFMLVMVPIVLLINGLTKGDWLDASLFALAVAVGLTPEMLPMIVSSNLAKGAIAMSRRKVIVKRLNAIQNLGAMDILCTDKTGTLTQDNIILEHHLDCAGVENSRVLMLSWLNSHYQSGTLNLMDRAILQYGKNRVSEAVGDSYIKVDELPFDFIRRRVSVVVRDRRLNQQMLICKGAVEEMLSIATAEREGKLVQPLNETRRAELLALAHQYNEQGFRVLLVASRVLAEPGLQQPLSVADEQGLTVEGLLTFLDPPKESAAKAIGALRENGVSVKVLTGDNPVVTARICQQVGIDSGAIVTGDQIALMSDEQLAAAAAQSSVFAKLTPLQKSRILRALQQQGHTVGFLGDGINDAPALRDADVGISVDSAADIAKESSDIILLEKDLMVLEEGVMKGRETFGNIIKYLNMTASSNFGNVFSVLVASAFIPFLPMLAIHLLIQNLMYDLSQLALPWDKMDREFLRKPRKWDARNIKRFMLWIGPTSSIFDITTFALMWYVFAANTPEMQSLFQSGWFIEGLLSQTLVVHMLRTQKIPFIQSRAALPVLLTTACVMIAGILLPFSPLGTMVGLVPLPWTYFPWLVATLLGYCVVAQGMKMLYIKRFGQWF from the coding sequence ATGACTGACATGAAACTCAACCAGGACAAAAAAGCCTGGAACACTACGCGCCAGCCGCGTCAAAAAACCCCTCGTTATCTGATTGAAGATGAAGCCGGTTTTACCGCCGATGAAACGCTGGTACGCCTGCGTAGCGATGCGCTTGGCCTGAATGAGCGTGAAGCCGAAGCGCGCTTAGCGGTGTATGGCCGTAATCAGGTGGAACATGACAAAGCGCCACCGGCGCTGGTGCAACTGCTGCAAGCGTTCAACAACCCGTTTATCTATGTTTTGATGGCGCTGGCGCTGGTGAGCTTTTTCACCGATTACTGGCTGCCGCTGCGCAAGGGGGAGGAGACCGATCTGACCGGTGTCATCATCATTGTGACGATGGTAACGCTCAGCGGTTTGCTGCGTTTCTGGCAGGAGTTCCGCACCAACAAAGCGGCGCAGGCGCTGAAATCCATGGTGCGCACCACCGCTACCGTGCTGCGTCGTGAATCGGCGCAGGAACCCCCTGTTAAACAGGAAGTGGATATCGCCACACTGGTACCGGGCGACATTATCTATCTTTCCGCAGGGGATTTAGTTCCTGCCGATGTGCGTCTGCTGGATTCGCGCGATCTGTTTATCAGCCAGGCGATTTTGACTGGCGAATCTTTGCCGGTTGAAAAGTATGACGTCACGGCCAATGTCACCAGCAAAAGTAGCAGCACCAGCGAGCAGGGCGCTTCACTGCTGGAATTGGGCAGCGTATGCCTGATGGGCACCAACGTCTCCAGCGGCAGCGCCAAAGCCGTGGTGGTGGCGACCGGCAGCGAAACCTACTTCGGCAGTCTGGCGAAATCGATTGTTGGTAACCGCTCACAAACCGCCTTTGACCGCGGTGTTAACAGCGTCAGCTGGCTGCTGATCCGCTTCATGCTGGTGATGGTGCCGATCGTTCTGTTGATTAATGGCCTAACCAAAGGGGACTGGCTGGATGCCTCATTGTTTGCGCTGGCAGTGGCGGTAGGTTTGACGCCGGAAATGCTGCCGATGATCGTCAGTTCCAATTTGGCGAAAGGCGCGATTGCCATGTCACGCCGCAAAGTGATCGTCAAACGCCTGAACGCGATTCAAAACCTAGGCGCGATGGACATCCTGTGTACCGATAAAACCGGCACGCTGACGCAGGACAACATCATTCTCGAGCATCATCTGGATTGTGCTGGAGTAGAAAACTCACGCGTGCTGATGCTGAGTTGGCTCAACAGCCACTATCAAAGTGGCACGCTGAACCTGATGGATCGCGCCATTTTGCAGTACGGCAAAAACCGCGTCAGCGAGGCGGTGGGCGACAGCTACATCAAAGTGGATGAACTGCCGTTTGATTTCATCCGTCGTCGCGTCTCGGTGGTGGTACGCGATCGTCGCCTGAATCAGCAGATGCTGATCTGCAAAGGGGCGGTGGAAGAGATGCTGAGCATCGCCACCGCCGAGCGTGAAGGCAAGCTGGTACAGCCGCTGAACGAAACGCGCCGTGCAGAACTGCTCGCGCTGGCGCATCAATATAATGAACAGGGCTTCCGGGTGCTGCTGGTGGCCAGTCGCGTGCTGGCGGAGCCTGGTTTACAGCAGCCGCTAAGCGTGGCGGATGAACAGGGATTAACCGTTGAAGGGCTGCTGACCTTCCTCGATCCGCCGAAAGAGAGCGCGGCTAAAGCGATCGGCGCACTACGTGAAAATGGCGTCAGCGTTAAAGTATTAACCGGCGACAATCCTGTGGTGACGGCGCGCATCTGCCAGCAGGTTGGCATTGATAGCGGTGCGATTGTTACCGGCGATCAAATTGCCCTGATGAGTGACGAGCAGTTGGCGGCCGCGGCGGCGCAAAGTTCCGTCTTCGCTAAACTCACGCCGCTACAGAAATCTCGCATCCTGCGTGCGTTGCAGCAGCAGGGACATACCGTTGGCTTCCTGGGTGATGGCATTAATGATGCGCCAGCGCTGCGTGATGCCGATGTGGGGATTTCCGTCGATAGCGCGGCCGATATCGCGAAAGAATCTTCCGATATCATTCTGCTGGAGAAGGATTTGATGGTGCTGGAAGAGGGCGTAATGAAAGGACGCGAAACCTTCGGCAATATCATCAAGTACCTGAATATGACCGCCAGTTCTAACTTTGGCAATGTGTTCTCGGTGTTGGTCGCAAGCGCCTTTATTCCGTTCCTGCCGATGCTGGCGATTCATCTGCTGATCCAGAACCTGATGTACGATCTGTCCCAGCTGGCGCTGCCGTGGGACAAAATGGACCGCGAATTCCTGCGTAAACCACGCAAATGGGATGCGCGTAATATCAAACGCTTTATGTTGTGGATTGGGCCAACATCGTCAATTTTTGATATCACCACTTTTGCGCTGATGTGGTACGTATTTGCGGCGAATACGCCAGAAATGCAGTCGCTGTTCCAGTCAGGCTGGTTTATTGAAGGCTTGCTGTCACAAACGCTGGTGGTGCACATGCTGCGCACGCAAAAGATTCCGTTCATTCAGAGCCGTGCTGCGCTGCCGGTGCTGTTGACTACCGCATGTGTGATGATCGCCGGTATTCTGCTGCCGTTCTCGCCGCTTGGCACCATGGTGGGTTTAGTGCCGCTGCCGTGGACCTACTTCCCATGGCTGGTGGCAACGCTTCTCGGCTACTGCGTGGTCGCGCAGGGCATGAAAATGCTCTACATCAAGCGTTTCGGTCAGTGGTTTTAA
- a CDS encoding ABC transporter ATP-binding protein: MPNDLLIDVQGLTIRSDDALLVDNIGFQIGRERVALVGESGSGKSLTARTLMGLLSPSLQLQADRLQIVGTDALSLRERDWIQLRGSKVAMVMQDPKYALNPTRTIGWQVEEPLVLHHKLSRAERKEKVCEMLDAVGLPDPRQLMKRYPHQLSGGMGQRVMLAIALITDPELLIADEPTSALDHAMRDQVLALIRRLVEQRNMGLLLISHDLQQVAEHCERVMVMYQGRVLDTLPASELSNASHPYTSTLWACRPSKATHGERLPVLDRAALERNYD; encoded by the coding sequence ATGCCAAATGACCTGTTAATTGATGTACAAGGCCTGACGATCCGCAGCGATGATGCGCTGCTGGTTGACAATATCGGCTTTCAAATTGGCCGCGAACGCGTTGCGCTAGTGGGGGAATCCGGTTCCGGTAAATCGCTGACCGCCCGCACGCTAATGGGCTTGCTGTCGCCTTCGCTGCAGCTGCAGGCCGACCGTTTGCAGATTGTCGGCACCGATGCATTGAGCCTGCGCGAGCGCGACTGGATCCAGCTACGCGGCAGTAAAGTGGCGATGGTGATGCAGGATCCAAAATACGCGCTCAATCCCACGCGTACCATTGGCTGGCAGGTGGAAGAGCCGCTGGTGCTGCACCACAAATTGAGCCGCGCCGAGCGCAAAGAGAAAGTGTGTGAAATGCTCGATGCGGTCGGCTTGCCCGATCCGCGTCAGTTAATGAAGCGCTATCCGCATCAACTCTCTGGCGGCATGGGACAACGCGTGATGCTGGCGATCGCCCTGATTACCGATCCCGAATTGCTGATTGCTGATGAACCGACGTCGGCGCTCGATCATGCTATGCGCGATCAGGTGCTGGCGCTGATTCGCCGTTTAGTAGAACAGCGCAATATGGGTTTGCTGCTGATCAGCCACGATCTGCAACAGGTTGCCGAACACTGCGAACGCGTGATGGTGATGTATCAGGGCCGGGTGCTGGATACCTTACCGGCGTCCGAGCTGTCTAACGCCAGCCATCCTTACACCAGCACGTTGTGGGCCTGTCGTCCGAGCAAAGCCACGCACGGCGAACGTTTACCGGTGCTGGACCGTGCCGCGCTGGAGAGAAATTATGATTGA
- a CDS encoding ABC transporter ATP-binding protein, whose amino-acid sequence MIELANLSVSHKQGYELRTVVHDVSLQVAAGECFGLVGPSGCGKSSLLWVLAGLNPHWSGSMSLANTAVQPGKAFTGQLRRDVQMVFQDPYASLHPRHRLRRTLAEPLKMLKRDNIDDRINAGFRHVGLDPALADRYPHQLSGGQRQRVAIVRALLLEPKILLLDEPTSALDMSVQAEILNLLNDLKQKDGLTMVLVSHDPDVIDHMCDRAARMAQGRIVEQHSTTRNTV is encoded by the coding sequence ATGATTGAGTTAGCCAACCTGAGCGTGTCGCACAAGCAAGGTTACGAGCTGCGCACCGTAGTGCACGATGTGTCGCTGCAGGTGGCCGCGGGGGAATGCTTTGGTCTGGTCGGTCCGTCGGGCTGCGGCAAGTCGTCGCTGCTGTGGGTGCTGGCCGGATTGAATCCGCACTGGAGCGGCAGCATGTCGCTGGCAAACACCGCCGTGCAACCGGGCAAAGCGTTTACCGGACAGCTGCGCCGCGATGTGCAGATGGTATTTCAGGATCCCTATGCCTCGCTGCATCCACGTCATCGTCTGCGCCGCACCCTGGCAGAGCCGCTGAAAATGCTGAAGCGTGATAATATTGACGATCGTATTAACGCCGGTTTCCGCCATGTCGGGTTGGATCCGGCCTTGGCGGATCGTTATCCGCATCAGCTTTCGGGCGGCCAGCGTCAGCGCGTAGCCATTGTACGTGCCCTGCTGCTGGAGCCGAAGATCCTGCTGCTGGATGAGCCGACTTCGGCGCTGGATATGTCAGTGCAGGCCGAGATCCTCAACCTGCTCAACGATCTGAAACAGAAAGATGGGTTAACCATGGTGCTGGTCAGCCACGATCCCGACGTGATCGATCACATGTGCGATCGCGCGGCGCGTATGGCGCAGGGCCGCATTGTGGAGCAACATTCAACCACAAGGAACACCGTATGA
- a CDS encoding ABC transporter substrate-binding protein, with product MKKIIPSLLALSLAAAFSVQAATPKDTLVIAQSTDDADSFDPAQGFELTTVQAFTNIYQRLVQSDPTNPTDLQPTLATSWKAGDDNRSLTFELRKGAQFASGNPLRPEDVIFSLGRVVKLNLDPSFILTQLGWNKDNVDTFLKKVDDNHVQISWSANVSPAYVLSLLSAPVSSIVDEKTAQANAKNGDFGHAWLGTHSAGSGPYQIRKVVLHEAILLAANPTSPAGAPKLKNILIKNVPEPAARRLLLEQGDVDIARNLGADQIASLKGKAGVKTEAIPMASLYYIQFNTGDNPVLKNPALWEAARYLFDYKGIANDLLKGQFDVHQTFLPKGFLGAINDTPYSYDPEKAKAILKKAGLTNVSFTLSTSNQPPYLDIAQALQGSFAKGGVKVEVQPGLSSEVSTRVKAHKYQATLNAWGADYFDPNTNAASFAYNPEDGSKTVAYRSDWHIPELNKQTLAATAESDTNKRVELYQAMQREVLKNSPYVIGLQAKNLIALRDNLQGYVQGINPDMVYYSQVSK from the coding sequence ATGAAAAAAATCATTCCCTCACTGCTGGCGCTATCGCTGGCGGCCGCCTTCTCGGTTCAGGCAGCAACACCAAAAGATACTCTGGTTATTGCGCAGTCAACGGATGATGCCGATAGCTTCGATCCCGCCCAGGGCTTTGAGCTCACGACGGTGCAAGCGTTCACTAACATCTATCAACGTCTGGTTCAGTCCGATCCCACTAATCCCACCGATTTGCAGCCAACGCTGGCCACCTCCTGGAAAGCCGGCGATGATAATCGCAGCCTGACGTTTGAACTGCGCAAAGGCGCACAGTTCGCCAGCGGCAACCCGCTGCGTCCGGAAGACGTCATCTTCTCACTCGGTCGCGTAGTTAAACTGAACCTCGATCCCTCCTTTATTCTTACCCAGCTCGGCTGGAATAAAGACAATGTTGATACCTTCCTGAAAAAGGTCGATGACAATCATGTACAGATTAGCTGGAGCGCCAACGTCAGCCCGGCCTATGTACTGAGCCTGCTGTCTGCGCCAGTCTCCTCAATTGTGGATGAGAAAACCGCGCAGGCGAATGCGAAAAACGGCGACTTTGGCCACGCCTGGCTCGGCACCCATTCGGCCGGCAGCGGCCCGTATCAGATTCGCAAAGTGGTGCTGCATGAAGCGATTCTGCTGGCGGCGAACCCAACCTCTCCAGCGGGCGCACCGAAGCTGAAAAATATCCTGATCAAAAACGTGCCGGAACCGGCTGCGCGTCGCCTGCTGCTGGAACAGGGTGATGTGGATATCGCACGTAACCTTGGTGCCGACCAGATTGCCTCATTAAAAGGCAAAGCGGGCGTGAAGACCGAAGCCATTCCTATGGCGTCGCTCTATTACATTCAGTTCAATACCGGCGATAACCCGGTGTTGAAGAACCCGGCACTGTGGGAAGCGGCACGTTACCTGTTCGATTATAAAGGCATCGCCAACGACCTGCTGAAAGGCCAGTTCGACGTGCACCAAACTTTCCTGCCGAAAGGTTTCCTCGGTGCAATTAACGACACGCCATACAGCTACGATCCTGAGAAAGCCAAAGCGATTCTGAAGAAAGCCGGCCTGACCAACGTCAGCTTTACGCTCTCCACCAGCAACCAGCCGCCTTATCTCGATATCGCACAGGCGTTGCAGGGCAGCTTCGCTAAAGGTGGTGTGAAAGTGGAAGTGCAGCCGGGCCTGAGTTCGGAAGTCTCTACCCGCGTGAAAGCGCACAAATATCAAGCCACTTTGAACGCCTGGGGCGCGGACTATTTCGATCCGAACACCAACGCCGCCTCCTTCGCTTACAACCCGGAAGATGGCAGTAAAACCGTGGCGTACCGTTCGGACTGGCACATTCCAGAGCTGAACAAGCAAACCCTGGCCGCCACCGCCGAGAGCGATACCAATAAGCGCGTTGAGCTGTATCAGGCGATGCAGCGTGAAGTGCTGAAAAACTCGCCGTATGTGATTGGCTTGCAGGCAAAAAACCTGATTGCGCTGCGCGACAATCTGCAAGGCTATGTGCAGGGCATCAACCCAGACATGGTGTATTACTCGCAGGTTTCTAAGTAA
- the mmuM gene encoding homocysteine S-methyltransferase: MPRNPIAQALTHTDTLILDGALATELEARGCNLADALWSAKVLMEHPELIYQVHHDYFAAGAHVAITASYQATPQGFAARGLDEAQALALIKQSVQLAQRARDDYRASSASTAPLLVAGSVGPYGAFLANGAEYRGDYALPEEEMKAFHRPRVKALLEAGVDLLACETLPSFAEAQALISLLAEFPDSCAWFSFTLRDAEHISDGTPLSQVAELVNGAPQVLAIGINCVALESVTPALRNLQAQSDKPLLVYPNSGEQYDASSKTWHSAPSGCTLHDKFAEWQQAGARLIGGCCRTTPQDIAAIAACCQP; the protein is encoded by the coding sequence ATGCCGCGTAATCCCATCGCCCAGGCACTAACCCACACTGACACGCTGATTCTGGATGGTGCGCTGGCCACCGAACTGGAGGCGCGCGGCTGCAATCTGGCCGATGCGCTGTGGTCGGCCAAAGTGCTGATGGAACATCCTGAGCTGATTTATCAGGTGCATCACGATTATTTTGCCGCAGGTGCGCACGTGGCAATCACCGCCAGCTATCAGGCCACGCCGCAGGGGTTTGCCGCGCGTGGATTAGATGAAGCGCAGGCGCTGGCCCTGATCAAACAAAGCGTGCAGCTGGCGCAGCGTGCGCGCGACGACTATCGCGCATCATCTGCCAGCACCGCACCGCTGTTGGTGGCCGGTTCTGTCGGGCCGTACGGTGCGTTTCTGGCCAATGGCGCCGAGTATCGCGGTGATTACGCGCTGCCGGAAGAGGAGATGAAAGCGTTCCATCGTCCACGCGTAAAGGCGTTGCTGGAGGCGGGTGTTGATCTGCTGGCGTGTGAAACGCTGCCGTCGTTTGCCGAAGCGCAGGCGCTGATAAGCTTGCTGGCCGAGTTCCCTGACAGTTGCGCATGGTTCTCCTTTACCCTGCGCGATGCTGAGCACATCAGCGATGGAACGCCGCTGAGCCAAGTGGCCGAGCTGGTGAATGGCGCGCCGCAGGTGCTAGCAATTGGCATCAACTGCGTGGCGCTGGAGAGCGTAACGCCAGCCCTGCGCAACTTGCAGGCGCAGAGCGATAAGCCACTGCTGGTTTATCCGAACTCCGGTGAGCAGTACGATGCCAGCAGCAAAACCTGGCACTCGGCACCGTCGGGTTGCACGCTGCACGACAAATTCGCCGAATGGCAGCAGGCCGGCGCACGTCTGATTGGCGGCTGCTGCCGCACCACACCGCAGGATATCGCGGCGATTGCCGCCTGTTGTCAACCGTAA